One genomic segment of Actinoplanes ianthinogenes includes these proteins:
- a CDS encoding FtsX-like permease family protein, with protein MIGLLRRRASAQWPVLAALLAVVTLGATLLGVCALLVTRSASLALGVAAAGADPADVTVTAYTSAILGTDARAVTDRTRDVLTSALAPFPATTAVRASSVMRELPGRTDGARTYLSGVERLPEKAALVTGRWPRAGQHPAEAVLLEPTAKLLGLTVGSRVRLAARPPDDPAPATDLTVVGIARPLPGSGWDRDLLGGAGFDPDHNDGSTSRTFPAYGPFLVDLADLLGGGSSLSRMEINARPDLSHATPAQLTTVRNGVLDADPRLTGTLGGRAKFTRVASALPDTLRAARHQQNVTQAAVLAVAVLGTVLTVTALALAGRLTAGLRATETSLLSAMGASRVQLAVTAAVEAGLLALLASGLAVPGSSLLHAALSHLPPMSGAGLADAAQVTAAQVLAVVAGAFGLTVLLVLVALRTEAPAGRREALARSGADLLLVAFAGLGWWQLHARSATPGLMDTLAPALLLTAGAALALRLVPPALSVADRLARRSDGLPLPLAAFEAARRPQAAAAGLLICLAAAVATFGVAFDATWQRSQRDQADLAVGTDLAIGLSTPPVGGQGSVIAAATGASAVNPAANRPLAIGQWLGTAGDPPRLVAVDTTRAAELLRGRLPDGSDWSAATRGLAPEGPAHGVPVPAGGAFTLAGTATGEFPLTVTPELLLQDATGLRTRCSAAPMPLDGTRRPITGCAPVDGMRLVAVALPVRDDTGYFLEATRSRVRVTLGLPGAGGDVADWTTISAEPVASQFLDPALDGSGTTLRFSGTVLLGGPPEAALTLVSTAFKAPAAVPVVVSARLAAGLGVRVGSTLDVTVGFTAVPIRIVDVVPVVPSAPGAAAVLADLDTLSRVLTARGDLESPVDAWWAARPTRDDVAGLHLGVVTTRAGETARLAAGPLSAGLPAVLRLLVPAAVLLLLAGVILHVTHDLRERAVEVARLRGIGMTRREIRATLLGQHAAILLPLLAAGTLVGTLGTWLITPLLIRSGTGAAPVPPVAPAWPWGAETLVLGMLIGGCTLAVGIVATIQSRRAGAAQLRVVS; from the coding sequence GTGATCGGGCTGCTCAGGCGCCGGGCGAGCGCGCAGTGGCCGGTGCTGGCCGCGCTGCTCGCGGTGGTCACGCTCGGTGCCACGCTGCTCGGGGTGTGCGCGCTGCTGGTGACCCGGAGCGCGTCGCTGGCGCTCGGGGTGGCGGCTGCCGGGGCGGATCCGGCGGACGTGACGGTCACGGCGTACACCTCGGCGATCCTCGGCACCGACGCACGGGCCGTCACGGACCGGACCCGGGATGTGCTGACCTCGGCGCTCGCCCCGTTCCCGGCGACGACGGCGGTACGCGCGTCGTCGGTGATGCGGGAGCTGCCCGGGCGTACCGACGGCGCGCGCACCTACCTGTCCGGCGTCGAGCGGCTGCCGGAGAAGGCGGCCCTGGTCACCGGGCGGTGGCCGCGTGCCGGGCAGCACCCCGCCGAGGCGGTGCTGCTGGAGCCGACCGCGAAACTGCTCGGCCTCACCGTCGGCAGCCGGGTGCGTCTGGCCGCCAGACCACCGGACGACCCGGCGCCCGCGACCGACCTGACCGTGGTCGGGATCGCCCGGCCGCTGCCCGGCAGCGGCTGGGACCGGGACCTGCTCGGCGGGGCCGGCTTCGACCCGGACCACAACGACGGCAGCACCTCGCGGACCTTCCCGGCGTACGGGCCGTTCCTGGTCGACCTGGCCGACCTGCTCGGCGGCGGGTCGTCGCTGAGCCGGATGGAGATCAACGCCCGCCCGGACCTGTCGCACGCCACCCCCGCCCAGCTGACCACCGTGCGCAACGGCGTGCTGGACGCCGACCCCCGGCTCACCGGCACGCTCGGCGGCCGGGCGAAGTTCACCCGGGTCGCCTCGGCGCTGCCGGACACCCTGCGCGCCGCCCGCCACCAGCAGAACGTCACGCAGGCCGCGGTCCTGGCCGTGGCCGTGCTCGGCACCGTCCTCACGGTCACCGCGCTGGCCCTGGCCGGACGGCTCACCGCCGGGCTGCGGGCGACCGAGACCTCGCTGCTCTCCGCGATGGGCGCCAGCCGGGTGCAGCTCGCGGTGACCGCGGCCGTGGAGGCGGGGCTGCTCGCCCTGCTCGCGTCCGGCCTCGCGGTGCCCGGCTCCTCGCTGCTGCACGCGGCGCTCAGCCACCTGCCGCCGATGTCCGGGGCCGGCCTGGCCGACGCCGCTCAGGTGACCGCCGCTCAGGTGCTCGCCGTGGTGGCCGGGGCGTTCGGGCTGACCGTGCTGCTGGTGCTGGTCGCACTGCGCACCGAGGCGCCGGCCGGTCGCCGCGAGGCGCTCGCGCGGTCCGGCGCCGACCTGCTGCTCGTCGCGTTCGCCGGGCTCGGCTGGTGGCAGCTGCACGCCCGCTCGGCCACGCCCGGGCTGATGGACACCCTGGCCCCGGCGCTGCTGCTGACCGCCGGGGCGGCGCTGGCGCTGCGGCTGGTGCCGCCCGCGCTGAGCGTCGCCGACCGGCTCGCCCGCCGCTCCGACGGGCTGCCGCTGCCGCTGGCCGCGTTCGAGGCGGCGCGGCGACCGCAGGCCGCGGCGGCCGGGCTGCTGATCTGCCTGGCCGCGGCGGTGGCGACGTTCGGGGTGGCGTTCGACGCGACCTGGCAGCGGTCGCAGCGCGACCAGGCCGACCTCGCCGTCGGGACCGACCTCGCGATCGGGCTGAGCACGCCGCCGGTCGGCGGGCAGGGCTCGGTGATCGCCGCCGCCACGGGAGCCTCCGCGGTCAATCCGGCCGCGAACCGGCCGCTCGCCATCGGGCAGTGGCTGGGCACGGCCGGGGATCCGCCGCGGCTGGTCGCGGTGGACACCACCCGCGCGGCGGAGCTGCTGCGCGGGCGGCTGCCGGACGGGAGCGACTGGTCCGCGGCGACCCGCGGGCTCGCGCCGGAGGGCCCGGCACACGGCGTGCCGGTGCCGGCCGGGGGCGCGTTCACGCTGGCCGGGACGGCGACCGGGGAGTTCCCGCTGACCGTGACGCCGGAACTGCTGCTCCAGGACGCGACCGGGTTGCGGACGCGGTGTTCCGCCGCGCCGATGCCGCTGGACGGGACCCGCCGCCCGATCACCGGGTGCGCGCCGGTCGACGGGATGCGCCTGGTCGCGGTGGCGCTGCCGGTCCGGGACGACACGGGGTACTTCCTGGAGGCGACGCGCAGCCGGGTGCGGGTGACGCTCGGGCTGCCCGGGGCGGGCGGGGACGTGGCGGACTGGACGACGATCTCGGCGGAGCCGGTGGCGAGCCAGTTCCTGGACCCGGCCCTGGACGGAAGCGGGACCACGCTGCGGTTCAGTGGGACGGTGCTGCTCGGCGGGCCGCCGGAGGCCGCGTTGACGCTGGTCAGCACGGCTTTCAAGGCGCCCGCGGCGGTGCCGGTGGTGGTGTCCGCCCGGCTGGCGGCGGGGCTCGGGGTGAGAGTGGGATCGACGCTGGACGTGACGGTCGGGTTCACCGCCGTACCGATAAGGATCGTCGATGTCGTGCCGGTCGTGCCGTCGGCGCCGGGAGCGGCAGCGGTCCTGGCGGATCTCGACACGCTGTCCCGGGTGCTGACCGCGCGCGGTGACCTGGAGTCGCCGGTGGACGCCTGGTGGGCCGCGCGCCCGACTCGGGATGACGTGGCCGGGCTGCACCTGGGCGTGGTGACCACCCGGGCCGGCGAGACGGCGCGGCTGGCCGCGGGGCCGCTCAGCGCCGGGCTGCCCGCGGTGCTGCGGCTGCTGGTGCCGGCCGCGGTGCTGCTGCTGCTCGCCGGAGTGATCCTGCACGTCACGCACGACCTGCGGGAACGCGCGGTGGAGGTGGCCCGGCTGCGCGGCATCGGGATGACCCGGCGGGAGATCCGGGCCACGCTGCTCGGGCAGCACGCGGCGATCCTGCTGCCGCTGCTGGCGGCCGGAACCCTGGTCGGGACGCTCGGCACCTGGCTGATCACGCCGCTGCTGATCCGTTCCGGGACCGGGGCGGCGCCGGTGCCGCCGGTGGCGCCGGCCTGGCCGTGGGGTGCGGAGACGCTGGTTCTCGGCATGCTGATCGGCGGGTGCACCCTGGCCGTCGGCATCGTGGCCACGATCCAGTCACGCCGCGCCGGCGCGGCCCAGCTGCGGGTGGTCTCATGA